A genomic window from Brassica oleracea var. oleracea cultivar TO1000 chromosome C8, BOL, whole genome shotgun sequence includes:
- the LOC106308226 gene encoding pentatricopeptide repeat-containing protein DWY1, chloroplastic, translating into MALESAFSASFCSFPFPKAITIERETLSFRRIITSGAKGIAGEGEVQNLRISTDVKRVFKKEKAETQALNSGRVTSRRLSGSVLEDKQEISGQKKAILDRSKAVVKLKSLGKEVREAGYVPETKYVLHDIDEEAKERALMHHSERLAIAFGLINTPPGTTIRVMKNLRICGDCHNFIKVLSSIEGREFIVRDNKRFHHFRDGSCSCGDYW; encoded by the coding sequence ATGGCTCTGGAGTCTGCTTTCTCCGCGAGTTTCTGCTCCTTCCCTTTCCCAAAAGCAATCACCATTGAGAGAGAAACCTTATCCTTTCGCCGAATCATTACCTCGGGAGCCAAGGGAATTGCAGGTGAGGGTGAAGTTCAAAACTTAAGGATAAGCACTGATGTCAAAAGGGTTTTCAAGAAAGAGAAAGCTGAGACCCAAGCTCTCAATAGTGGCAGAGTAACATCAAGAAGACTTTCAGGATCAGTACTGGAAGATAAGCAGGAGATCTCAGGACAGAAGAAAGCTATTTTAGATAGAAGCAAGGCCGTAGTGAAGCTGAAATCCTTAGGAAAAGAAGTGAGAGAGGCAGGCTATGTACCAGAGACAAAGTATGTTCTTCATGATATTGATGAAGAAGCTAAAGAGAGAGCATTGATGCATCACAGTGAACGGTTAGCTATTGCGTTTGGGCTTATAAACACGCCTCCTGGGACGACGATAAGAGTGATGAAGAATTTGAGGATATGCGGAGATTGCCACAACTTCATTAAGGTGTTGTCGAGTATTGAAGGTAGAGAGTTCATTGTAAGAGATAACAAGAGGTTTCATCATTTTAGAGATGGTAGTTGCTCTTGTGGAGATTATTGGTAG